Proteins from one Juglans microcarpa x Juglans regia isolate MS1-56 chromosome 6S, Jm3101_v1.0, whole genome shotgun sequence genomic window:
- the LOC121237092 gene encoding probable ADP-ribosylation factor GTPase-activating protein AGD8 — MASDGFSDKNAVFRKLKAKSENKMCFDCNAKNPTWASVTFGIFLCIDCSAVHRSLGVHISFVRSTNLDSWTPEQLKMMSFGGNNRAQVFFKQHGWTDGGKIEAKYTSRAADLYRQILSKEVAKSTAEETGLISSTVSSQSAQAENGLPDVKTIEGPKANSLERQEVPDTSASLKAPHAVVTNAVKKPLGAKKIGKTGGLGARKLTTKPSENLYDQKPEEPVIPVSSTKSSPTAGLSLAKRFEYVDNVQSAENSSSGPHMISHVVPPKSSSFFADFGMDSGFPRKAGSNSSKVQIQETDEARKKFSNAKSISSAQFFGDQSNPTDIGAQVSLQKFSGSTAISSSDLFGDSTDHSSIDLTSDLINRLSFQAQQDISSLKNIAGETGKKLSSLASTLITDLQDRIV; from the exons aTGGCGTCGGATGGGTTCTCTGACAAGAATGCTGTCTTCAGAAAACTGAAAGCTAAGTCAGAAAATAAG ATGTGTTTCGATTGTAATGCAAAGAACCCTACTTGGGCGTCGGTGACTTTCGGGATCTTCCTCTGCATCGATTGCTCTGCCGTGCATCGCAGCCTCGGCGTCCACATTAGCTTCGTCAG gTCTACAAACTTAGACTCGTGGACTCCTGAACAGCTGAAAATGATGAGCTTTGGGGGAAACAACCGTGCACAGGTTTTCTTTAAGCAGCATGGATGGACTGATGGTGGCAAAATTGAGGCTAAGTATACATCAAGAGCTGCTGACTTATATAGGCAGATACTCTCAAAAGAAGTTGCTAAAAGTACGGCAGAAGAGACAGGTTTAATATCATCGACTGTTTCTTCTCAGTCAGCACAAGCTGAAAATGGACTCCCTGATGTCAAGACAATTGAAGGTCCAAAAGCAAACTCTTTGGAAAGGCAAGAAGTACCTGATACCTCTGCTTCACTTAAAGCCCCTCATGCAGTTGTTACCAACGCTGTTAAGAAGCCACTTGGTGCAAAGAAAATTGGAAAGACAGGGGGACTTGGTGCTAGAAAGCTTACTACTAAG CCAAGTGAAAATCTCTACGACCAGAAGCCTGAGGAACCAGTTATTCCAGTTTCCTCAACAAAGAGCTCTCCTACAGCTGGCTTATCTCTTGCAAAGCGCTTTGAATATGTAGACAATGTCCAGTCTGCCGAGAATAGCTCTAGTGGGCCACATATGATCAGCCATGTAGTCCCACCAAAGTCATCAAGCTTCTTTGCAGATTTCGGAATGGACAGTGGTTTTCCAAGGAAAGCTGGCTCAAATTCCTCAAAAGTGCAA ATTCAGGAAACTGATGAAGCAAGGAAGAAATTCTCGAATGCAAAATCTATTTCGTCGGCACAATTCTTTGGTGATCAGAGCAACCCTACTGATATAGGTGCTCAAGTATCTTTGCAGAAGTTCTCA GGTTCAACTGCCATCTCCAGTTCTGATCTTTTTGGTGACAGCACAGATCATTCCTCAATTGATCTTACTAGTGACCTCATCAATCGACTCTCTTTCCAG GCACAACAGGATATTTCCAGCCTGAAAAATATTGCCGGAGAGACTGGGAAGAAACTCAGTTCATTGGCGTCCACTTTAATTACAGATCTTCAGGACAGAATCGTATGA